A genomic stretch from Rhodopirellula islandica includes:
- a CDS encoding SUKH-4 family immunity protein, which translates to MIQTPPLRSGRCRKNLPLCDPSVLIPNDYEPLLLNFHDVRLVDGASVIGDDGGGRLELDGDRIFSRDPAGQLPTRFVNSSLQQLRSCIDAHRGYADTVRDDDEGAAATVFADAIRGIDAECFADPENWWAVVVEQTRDGLL; encoded by the coding sequence GTGATTCAAACTCCACCGCTTCGTTCAGGGCGGTGTCGTAAAAACCTTCCGTTGTGTGACCCTAGCGTATTGATCCCGAACGACTACGAACCGTTGCTTCTCAACTTCCACGATGTTCGACTCGTTGATGGTGCATCCGTAATCGGCGACGATGGTGGGGGTCGCCTCGAATTGGACGGTGATCGCATATTCTCGCGTGACCCTGCCGGGCAACTTCCGACGCGTTTCGTCAATTCCTCATTGCAACAGTTGCGGTCGTGCATTGACGCACATCGCGGTTATGCTGACACGGTTCGCGATGATGACGAGGGTGCTGCGGCTACGGTGTTCGCTGATGCGATTCGCGGAATCGACGCTGAATGTTTCGCTGATCCGGAGAATTGGTGGGCGGTTGTTGTCGAGCAAACTCGTGATGGCTTGCTCTAA